GATAACAGTAATGTCTTATTAGCCTATTCTTACGCCAAGGCCAATGCTAAGTATCAAGCGCCCATGTCCCTAACTGCAATCAAGCGAAAAGGAAGTCAGCACCGAGACCAAGACATGAGCCCAGGGGCTAATTATGCTTCCAGTACCAGTATTAGGAAGGCTCTACTGGAAGATCAGGTAGATTGCCGTCAGCTCGACTGGCTGATGCCTAAGGCGATGGTGGAAAAGCTTGAATTAGTCAATTATGACAGTTCTTGGTCAGTTTTGTACCCCTTATTGCGTTATAAAATCTTATCTGAATCCCGTCAAAAGCTGGCAGACTATTATCAAGTTTACGAAGGAATTGAAAAAAAATTTATTGAATCCGCCCGGCGGGAGACCTGCTATGCCGATTTTCTCAATCGGGTTACCAATAAAAAATGGTCTAAGTACCGGATCCAACGGGCGCTCTTGATGATTTTTTTAGGGGTTTCTGACCAGGAAATGCAGGATCATTTAAAAAAACGTCAACCTCTCTATCTTTTAGGGGCTAATGCTAGGGGAAGAAAATATTTAAAAGGCTTAGAAATTACAGATCCATCTTCTTATGCTATGATAAACCGTGTAGGCAAGGATGAAAGTAAGGCCTGGCCTTTATGGATTCGTGTGGATGAAATCTATCAGCAAGTAGTTATGAAAAGTAAAGAAAGTCAACTTTTCGCTCATCCTCCGATCATGTTATAAAAAATAGTGGAAAGGGAGCAAGTAGAGAAAAAGATTGTCAAGGAAATAACATTGACAAAGCGATTGAAAATCGGTATAATTTTTCTTGTTGCTTAATGGTGGTCAATGATGAAATGGTCTTTTCAAGAACTCCGTATAAAAGCCCAAGATCCCTTAAAGGTTGATAAGACCTTGGACCTTAAAGCTGATTTAATGAATAAAAATCAAGAAGTCCTCGACTTATCACCAGTAAAGGTTCAAGGGTATTTGATATACGACGATCATACAGTATTGGCTCAATTAGAAATAGCTTTAACTATAACGCTCCCATCTTCACGGTCTCTTGAACCGGTAGATGTGGCAATGCAGTTTCCAATTCGAGAACGCTATATTGAATCAGGTTGGCAAAGTGAACTTGTCCAAGACGAGGACAACTTAGTCATTGAACTTGAGGATAATACAGTGGATTTGGGGAGGGCCATTGTTGATAATATCATCACACATATCCCTCTTAAACGATTGACGCCTGATGAGTTGGAAGCAACAGAATTACCATCTGGCGACGATTGGAATTTAATGACAGAAGCTTCATTTCAAAATGATGAAAAAAAATCGGATCAAATCGATCCTCGCTTTGCCAAGTTGAAGGATCTATTGAGCGATAATACTTCTGAATCATAATCTGAAACTAATTAGGAGGTGTAATGGAGATGGCAGTACCAAAACGTAAAACATCAAAACAAAGAAAACGCAAACGCCGTACTCATTACAAGTTGGAAGTTCCAGGAATGGTTACTTGTCCAAATTGTGGTGAATACCGTAAGTCACATCATGTCTGCCCAAGTTGTGGATACTACGATGGCCAAGACGTGATGTCTAATAATGAAGATGCAGAATAATGATTCTGCTGTGAGAGGTTGGGACATAAGTTCTGATCTCTTTTTTTATTTTTAGTTTATTACTCTCTTATCCGAGTCTTAAACAGTTTAGGTCTGTGGCTACTTAGCGAAAGGGCTTTTGCTTTTTTTGACTTTAGGTTAGTATATAGATGTCATTTTGAGAGAGCTGGCATTAGTCAGCCTATTTAATCAACCCAGTTTGTCCACTATTTTTTAGCCTTTACATACTAAGGAGGTCAGCCGATGTCGTTTTCATGGACAGAAATTATTATTTATCTTATGCCATTTTTAACTTTATTTTTAGCCCTTTATTTTCGTCAGTATTTAAATGATGGACGGCATATCCACTTGTTGCCCATCGATGTCATGCATCCTATACTATGGTTATGCTTCCATTATTTAACCGAGACCATTTTTTATTTTTCCTTACTTCCCTTGTATTTTATTATTTTAGGTATCCTGGGGCTTTGGGGCCTGTACCAGGAGGAAAAGCTGGAGGGAATTTTTTGCTGGACTCGTTTCTTTAGGAAACTCTCCAAACGTCTCTTTGTTCTGACCTCTATTTCTTACTTGCTCATGCTTATTGTCCGTTTTATCCAAGTTATCATCAAGTAGGTCTTTTTTGTAAATACTAGAGTGAATAGCTCAGGTGAGAAAGTAAATTCTGCTTTCTTGCTTGAGCTTTTTTGCTGCCTTTTTTAGAAAAGTGGAGGATGTGGTAAAAATTCAAAAATATTTGGGGAATAATGGAGGATTGTGGAGGATTGTGGTAAACTAATATTATCTTAGTAAGCTAGGCGGACCAGGGACACAGAAAGGCGAAAAATTATGTTAATGGGAGAATATAAACATAATATCGACAGCAAGGGTCGCCTGATTATGCCCGCTAAATTGCGCGATGATTTAGGGGAGCGTTTTGTAATTACTCGCGGCTTGGATGGCTGTATTTTTGGTTATCCGAAAGCTACCTGGGACCTGGTCCAGGAAAAGTTAAAACAACTTCCCTTAGCTAAGAAGGATGCCCGGGCCTTTACCCGTTTTTTTTACTCAGCTGCCCAAGAGGTAGAACTGGATAAGCAAGGGCGGATTAATATTCCCCAAACCTTGATCGATTTTGCTCATTTAGAAAAGGCCTGTCGCGTGATTGGTGTCAGTGAACGGATAGAAATCTGGGATGAAGGCCGCTGGCTAGCAGAAGCTGAGTCGCTTTCAGATAATTTTGAAGATATTGCAGAAAACCTGTTTGATTTTGGTCTTTAGGAGAAGGAGGCCCCTATGTCAGAAACATTTCATCATATTACGGTTCTTTTAAAAGAAACGGTTGATGCCTTAAATGTTAAAGAAGATGGTTCTTATGTCGATTGCACCTTGGGAGGCGGCGGTCATACCAGCTATCTCTTAAGTAAACTATCAGCCAAGGGTCGCCTTTATGCTTTTGACCAAGATATCCAGGCCATCAACCATGCTAAGGACCGCTTCGCTGATGCGATTGCAGCTGGGCAACTGACTTTGATCCATGCTAATTTTGCTCAGTTAGAAGAGCAACTTGCCCAAAGAGGCGTTAAGCAAGTTGACGGTATTCTTTATGACTTAGGCGTGTCTTCCCCGCAATTAGATGATAGAGAGCGGGGCTTTTCCTATAAGCAGGATGCTCCTTTAGATATGCGGATGGACCAAAGTCAATCATTGACTGCTAAAGAAGTGGTTAATGAATGGTCTTATGCCGATTTAGTTCGCATCCTCAAACGCTATGGTGAGGAAAAGTTTGCCAAGGCCATTGCGCGTAACATTGAAAACCACCGCCAAAAGGCAGCTATTACTCGGACAGCTGAATTAGTGGAAATTATCAAAGAAGCCATTCCCGCTCCCGCCCGCCGCAAGGGCGGTCACCCAGCTAAACGCAGTTTTCAAGCCATCCGTATTGCAGTCAATGACGAATTGGGAGCCATTGAAAGTTCCTTAAGTCAGGGTTTGCAATTGATAAAGGTTGAGGGGCGGATTGCAGCCATTAGTTTTCAGTCCTTGGAAGACCGAATTGTTAAGGTCATGTTTAAAGAGGCCAGCACTGTGGATAATCTTCCTAGCCAGTTGCCCTTATTGGAAAGCCAACTGCCCCAAGCTAAGTTTCGTCTAGTAAATAAAAAACCGATTTATCCCAGCCAGGAAGAATTAGACAAGAATTCACGGGCACAAAGCGCCAAGTTACGTGTCATTGAACGGGTATCGGAGTAATTTGAGAGGAGTCGTTAATGTGTCATCACCAGCACTTGAAAGAGAGAAAGCTAAACTTCAATATGCCCTGCCTAAGGAGGAAATTGATCATAGGTATAGTCATTCAGCAAAATCTTTAAATGGTCACTACCATGTAGAGACCTCTACTTTTTTTACGGGAAAAGATTTTTTGCTTTCAGCAGGAATGATTCTCTTTTTAATGGTGGCGATTTTTTGGCTGATTAATGCACGTTCATCAGTGGACGCTAAAAGACAAGAATTACAAAATGTGCAAAGAGAAACCCAGGCCTTAAAAACGGAAAAAGGTAATCTCCAACAAGAAGTTAATGAACTATCTAGTTATGAAAGAGTTATGCAGTATGCCAAGGACAACGGCTTGAAGCTAGAAGAAGAAAATATAAGGAATGTCACCAATGAAACATCAAAATAGCAAGCAAAACCGTTTACAATTTCTGCATATCATGATGCTTTTGGTTAGTTTTATTTTTGTCCTCTTTGTAGGGAGACTAGCTTATATCATGCTGGGTGGAGAAGTTGATGGGGTGGACTTAAGAGCAAGTGCACAGCAACAATATGGAAGAAGTAGTATTCAATTGGCTAAACGTGGGACCATCTATGATGTTGGTGGTAACGCGATAGCTACGGATGCTACTTCTTATAATTTATACGCTGTTTTAACCTCCGCTTGGGCCGATGAAGGCGCCGAACCCATCCATGTTCCTGATGATCAAAAAGAGCACACAGCAGAAGTTTTAAGTAAGCATATTGATATGTCAAAAGAAGACATCCTCAAACAATTAAACACGGAAAATGCCACTCAAATTGAATTTGGCCAAGCTGGGAAAAACCTTTCCTATGCGAAAATGCAAGAGATTCAAAATGAAAACCTGCAAGGGATCCACTTTGACCCCCAACCTTCCCGCCTATATCCCTCGGGAATCTTTGCCTCTCACGTGATTGGTTATGCCCAATTTCAAGAAGCGGAAAATCCCCTGGATAGTCGCCTCGTGGGGCAATTAGGCTTAGAGAAGAGCTTAGACTCCCATCTGGCAGGAAAGAATGCTATCAAAGACTACCAGGCTGGCCATGACCAAGTCGCTGTCAATGATGCCAATAGTGATGATAATGAAGCGGCTAACAGTGAAGCTAAAGATGGCTTAGATGTCTACACGACCATCGATACCCGTTTACAAACCTACCTAGAGGGTTTGATGTCTAACATCTATGATAATTACCATCCTGAATCGATGACAGCCATGTTGGTTGAGCCTTCTACTGGGAATGTTCTGGCAGCCAGCCAACGACCGACTTTTAACATGCAAACCCGCAAAGGGATTGAAGATATGTGGACCAATCTTTTGGTTGGTGAAGCCTTTGAACCCGGGTCGGTTATTAAGGTTTTGACCATTGCTGCTGCTATTGAAGAAGGGGTGTTTGATCCTGATGCTACCTATCAATCGGGGAGTATTATTGTGGATGGTATCCGCATTAGTGACTGGAATAAGGTCGGTTGGGGAACCATTACCCAGTTAGAAGGATTATCCCAATCATCTAACGTGCTTGTGGTAAAATTGGTTCAAGCCATGGGCTATGATACCTGGCATAAGTATATGGTGGAATTTGGCTTAACTCAGAAACCTAATTCAGGTTTCTCTGATGAGATAGCGGGTTCGATGAATTATGATGAAGAACTCCAAAAGGCCAATACCGCTTTTGGACAAGGAATCCAAGTCACTCCTTGGGCCTTAATGCAAGCTTATACCGCAGTCGGTAACGGTGGCAAGATGATGAAATTACATGTAATAGACCGCCTTGAAAAAGAAGATGGCAGTATTGAAGTTGTCAAACCAGAAGTGATTTCCTCACCGATTTCTGAAGAAACCGCTCAAAAAACCTTGAAAGCTTTGGAGTCCATCGTCTATGCCCCAACTGGTACTGGTAAAATCTATGATGTTGAAGGTACTCGTCTGGCGGTTAAGACCGGGACAGCAGAAATTTTTGATGAAAAAGCGGGGCGTTACTTATCTGGTGAATCGAATTATTTACATTCTGTTGTCGGCTTTGCACCTTCCGATCATCCCCAATACATTTTATACTTAACCCTAAAGAAACCATCTCCTTCAGCAGGAAAGTTGGCTCAGGTACAACTTTCAGAAATCTTTGTTCCCTTTATGAAAAGGGCGATGGAATATGGGAAGTTAGATCAATCCGACCAAGCGCATTTAACGGCAGTGCCTAATGTGGTTAACAGCAGTATCCAAAGTGGCCAGCAAACCATGCAGGGAAATGGCTTTGTCAACGTTGAAGTGATTGGTGACGGAGATAAGGTGATTGAACAATTTCCACAAGCGGGGACTAGACGATCTTTAGATAATCGTGTTTATCTCTTAACCAACGGGCATGTGGAAATGCCAAACTTCCTTGGCTTAGAAAAGACAGAAGCTATTACCTTAGCACGTTTGTTAGGAATTAATCTCAAAGTGAATGGTGAAGGTAAAGTGATCAGTCAAAATATAGAACCTGGCCGGCCGATTTCTGATGGCCAGGGGCTTACTGTAGAATTACAATAATGAGAACGGGAGAATCATTTATGCTATTTACCTTTATATTGAGTTTTGTAATAACGGTTATCTTAATACCGATCTTTATCCAATGGATGCATGCTAAACAATTTGGTCAGGAGATTTTAGCCATTGGTCCCAGCTGGCACAAGCAAAAAAGTGGCACCCCTACTATGGGAGGCTTAGTTTTCCTATTTGCTAGTTTGTTGGCCTTGACGATCCACAAACTTTGGAATCATTACTTTTCCCTTCCTCTGGTAATTCTAATGCTTTCCTTAGTTCTCTTCGCTGGGATCGGCTTTGTGGATGACTTTTTGAAAATTTTCAAAAAACAAAATGAAGGCCTAACATCGAAGCAAAAATTTTTATCCCAGCTTATGGCCTCGGCCGTTCTGATTCTGGCCATGTATTTTTCGGGGTTAAACTTTTCCTTACCGCTTCCCTTTGGCTTGAGTACTTCATCTATTTTAGTGGTCTTTATTTTTGCGGTTTTTTGGATCACCGGCTTTTCCAATGCATTCAACCTCACCGATGGAATTGACGGTTTAGCCAGTGGTAACGGGATTATTAGCCTAACTGCCTATCTCATTATCTTTTTAAAACAAGGGCAGATGGATCTGGCGCTCTTCAACGTTGCCTTGATTGCTTCTTTGTTTGGTTTTCTAATCTTTAATATGAAAACCGCTAAAGTCTTTATGGGTGACGCTGGTTCATTGGCAATTGGCGCTAGCTTAGCGGTGATTAGCTTAATGACTGGAAATCCTTGGAGTTTATTAGTTTTCGGTTTTATTTACGTCGTGGAAACGGCTAGTGTCATGATTCAAGTGACTTATTTCAAAAAGACTGGCAAGCGCATTTTCAAAATGACCCCCATCCACCATCATTTTGAAATGGAAGGCTGGAGTGAATGGAAAATTGACTTTGTTTTATGGGGCATTGCTGCAGCTTTAAGTGTTATCGGAATTTTTATTTTTTAGGAGTATATTATGGAGCAAACATCTAGTAAGCAAACAGTAAAGAATAAAAAGGTTTTGGTCTTAGGTTTGGCCAAAACGGGTCTGAGTGTGGTTAAGAAACTCGCTGCCGAAGGTGCGATTGTGACTGTCAATGATAAGCAGCCCCTAGATGAAAATAAAGCCGCCCAAGATCTTATTGAGCACAATGTTCGTATTATTTCTGGCTATCATCCTATTGAGCTCCTAGACGAGGACTTTGCTTTTATGGTCAAAAATCCTGGCATCCCTTATAGCAACCCCATGGTTCAAAGAGCCCAGGAGTTGAACTTACCGATTTATACCGATATCGAGCTTCTAGCCTGGTTTAACCAAGCGGAGGTCATTGGTATTACCGGATCAAATGGTAAGACAACCACTACCTCCTTATTGGGAGAGATCTTACAAGGCGCTAGGGAATTAACCGGAAAAACGGAAGTAGCCGGCAATATAGGAATACCGGCTTTAACCGCCAGCCAAGGATTAAGCAGTCAAGATCGTTTAGTATTGGAATTGTCCAGCTTTCAATTAATGGGAATTGAAACATTTCGTCCCCATATTGCAGCCATCATTGACCTCTACCCAACCCACTTAGACTATCATGGAAGTATTGAAAATTACCTCGCTGCCAAATGGCGGATTACTAAGAACCAAGGTCCAGACGATTACTTACTATTAAACTATGACCAAGAAATCCTTTGGCAAAAGGCTAAGGAAAGTTCTGCCCAAGTTATTCCGATTTCGATAGAAAGTGAGTTGGAAAAAGGGGCATGGTATAATGAAAAAGAAGGGACCCTAATGTGGGGGAGTGAGACGGTCTTAAAACGAGAAGACCTCTTCTTACCTGGTAAACACAATGTTCAGAATGCCTTAGTCGCTCTTGCTATCGCTAAATTATTAGGCGTAAGCAATGCAAGTATCCAAGCAGCTTGTTCACAATTCCATGGAGTCAAACACCGGATTCAATTTGTTGATCAAATAAAAGACCGCCGCTTTTACAATGATTCCAAGGCGACCAATAATGAAGCCAGCATCACAGCCTTACGCAGTTTTAAAGAGTCCTTAGTATGGATAGCTGGTGGCTTGGACCGAGGAAATGGTGTGGAAGAGCTATTAAAAGAGCTAGGTCATGTGCATGCCCTAGTAGCTATGGGAGAAACCCAGGATAAATTTATCGATCTCGCTAATAAGGCAGGAATTTCTCAAATTAGTGTCGCTAAAAATATTGAAGAGGCGACCCAAGCTGCTTACCGTTTAAGCCAGCCAGGAGATGTGATTCTTTTATCCCCTGCCTGTGCTTCTTGGGACCAATACCCTAATTTTGAAGTGCGTGGTCAACGCTTTATCGATGCAGTAGCAGAATTAAAGAATCAGGAAAGCTAAAAAGGAGTTTTACTATGCGAATCGTTTTATCTGGTGGTGGGACAGGCGGACATATTTATCCAGCCCTAGCACTGAGGAAAGAAATTTTAACGCAATACCCCCAAGCGGAATTCCTCTATATTGGAACAGAAAAGGGGCTTGAAGGGAAAATTGTTCCTAATTTGGGCATTGACTTTCAGACGATTAGAATCCAGGGGCTAAAACGCTCACTTTCTTTTGACAATGTGCGCACTCTAGCCTACATGGTCAAAAGTATTCATCAATGTAAAAAATATTTAAAAGCTTTCCAACCAGATGTGGTGATTGGAACAGGTGGTTATGTTTGTGCACCGGTTCTTTACCAAGCCGCTAAGATGAAAATTCCAACGATTATTCATGAACAAAATAGTGTTGCTGGGGTCACTAATAAGTTTCTCAGTCGCTATGTTGATAAAATTTGTATTTGCTATTCTGAGGTCAAGGAAGATTTTAAACATCACAATAATAAGGTGGTCTTTACGGGAAACCCTAGGGCCCAAGAATTAGCTGGAGATTCTTCTCAAGTTGATTTAGAAAGTTTTCACTTAGATAATGACCTGCCTACAGTGCTTATATTTGGCGGAAGCCGGGGGGCACAACGGATCAATGAAGTGGTTTTGGACATGGTAGGTGAACTACAACACCGGTCCTATCAAAGTATCATCGCCACTGGAGATATTTACTATGAGGATTGGCAAGCTCGCTTTCCTAATATGGAGAACTTTTCCAATGTTAGAATCCTGCCGTATATCAATAATATGCCTGAACTTATGCGTAAGGTAGACTTAGTTGTTTGTCGGAGTGGAGCAACGACGCTTACTGAACTGACGGCAGTCGGTACACCAAGTATCTTGATTCCTAGTCCTAATGTAACTAATAACCACCAACAGCATAACGCTGAAAGTTTGGTCAACAATCAGGCTGCCAAAATGATCCTAGAAAAAGACCTCAGCCCTAAACGCTTACTGCAAACTATTGATGAACTAATGACCAATCCGGGTAAGCGCATCCAAATGAGCCACCAAGCAAAAAACTTAGGCGTCCCTGATGCTAGTGATCGGATTATTCAAGTCATTAAAGATCTGCTCTAAAGGAGGTTATTATGGTTGATTGGGATAAGGAAGCCCGACGCTTTCGTCAACGGCGTCAAGAGGCCGAGAAGCAGGAAGAATTGGCCTCAAGTGAAGGGCAAGCCGATGAGTCCAGTGATGACCCTGGACTAAGTCAAGTGCATCCGCAAAAACACTTAGGGCTAAAAGATAAGCAACAAGGCCTGCCAAATGAAGAAGAGGGAAAGGGCGAAGATTCCACTAAAGATCAAGAGCAAAAGCACAAAAAGACTTTTAATTATAGAAAGTATATCAATTGGACCTATTTATCCCGGTCAAAGAACAAAAAAGTGCAGTTAAAATCAGTCTCGTGGGCACGATTGATTTTAGCTGCTGCTTTCCTTTTTATGATTATTTTTAGTGTCCTTTGGCTTTCACCACTTAACCGTATCGCTGCAATTGAAGTAAGTGGGAATAATATTGTCCCCCAAGAGCAGATTCTCTATGGATCAGGCTTACGGGAAAATATGACCTATCTAGGGATTGAATCAAAAACCGGGGTGGTGGATAACCGCTTAAAACAATTGTTCCCCAGTGTCCGCAGTGTTCAGCTGAATGCTAAGGGAAATCGAACGGTCGAAGTTAATGTCCAAGAATTCCGTGCCATTGGCTATGTGAAGAAACAAGATTTTTATTATCCCGTTTTGGAAAATCATATTATTCTTGATGGGGCTATTCCTTATCTTGACCAGGATATTCCCCTCTTTACGAGTTTTGAAGACCAAGAACTTCTTCACCTGGCCAACCAACTTTCCAAATTGTCTGATGACTTACTGGCTAAGATTAATGAGGTTGTGAATATTAGCGATGATAATTACCCTAACCATATTGCTTTAAAAATGGAAGATGGTAATATCGTGGTAGGTTTTATCGATAGTATCGCTGACCGGATGCAGTATTATGAGCAAATCGTTAGTGAATTAGAAGGAAAAACCGGGGTAATTAATATGGAAGTAGGGAGCTATTTCCAAGAAAAGAATCCCCTCAACGATCCTTTTGTGAGTCCGGAGGAAAAAGCTTCCTACCAAGAAAAAGTGGACCAGGTAAAGGAAAAGTCTAAAGAAAAGCAGTCAAAGGCTGATAAGCATAGCAGCGAGTCTAAGCCAGGAGATAAACCTAAGCCAAGAGGAGAGCAAAGCGGAGCAAGTGAGGAAGGGACTTCTTCACAAAGGCAAACTAGTAGTCAGTCCAACCCTAGACCCGGCACTAATTCGAGCCAGCAGTCATCAACAGTGACTCAGACTAGGTCAAGTAATTCTTAGAATTTATCTATTAAATTGGATTGAAAAAACGGACATGTCTCTTATACAATGATTAAAAACAATTAATAGTCCTATTTGCTGGCCAAGTGGTAGAAGTAAAAAGGCCGATTACTAACAAATTCGTTTCGTCTTAATAGGATTTATGTTAAAATTAATTGCGATATAGTCATATCTAATACTTATAGAATTAAATAGGAGGTTTCAATCATATGGTTCAACCCAAAACATATGTAGGATTAGACATTGGAACCACTTCCGTCAAAGTCGTTGTTGCCGAAAATGTTAATCAACGTTTAAATATTATCGGTGTTGGTAGTCAACGCTCTGAAGGCCTAAGCCGAGGAGTTATTGTTGATATTGATAAAACCGTCGAAGCGATTAGAAGTGCAGTAAACCAAGCCGAACAGAAAGCTAACATACAAATTGATCGAGTGGTTGTCGGCGTTCCAAGTAATCAAATTAATATTGAACCTTGTTACGGAATGATTGCCGTTTCAGGAGAAAATCGAGAAATCACCGACAAGGACGTCTACAATGTCTTATCAGCAGCTAAAGTGAGAGCTGTACCCCCCGAGAGAGAAATTATATCAGTTGTTCCTGAAGAATTTATCGTTGATGGTTTTGATGGCATTCGCGACCCACGTGGTATGATTGGCGTTCGTTTAGAATTATACGCCAGCATGATCACCGGGCCCAAAACCATCATTCACAACATTAAACGTTGTGTTGATAAAGCTGGTCTCATTGTTGATGACCTAGTTGTTCAACCCTTGGCCAATGGTCAAGTGGCCTTATCTGAAGATGAACGCGATTTTGGAACTATTATCATCGACATGGGTGGCGGGCAATCTACAGCCAGTGTGATTCATGAAGGTCAATTAAAATTCTCTTATGTTGATCAAGAAGGTGGAGAATATGTTTCAAAAGATATTTCCACTATACTCAATACGACTTTAGAAAATGCTGAACGTATTAAATTAGAATATGGCTACGCAAAATCAGACGTTACCAGTCCTGATGAATATTTCCCAGTTGAAACGATCGGGAAAAAAGACCCTGTTCGTGTTGATGAACAGTATCTTGCAGAAATTATTGAAGCACGTTTACAACAAA
This genomic stretch from Aerococcus mictus harbors:
- a CDS encoding penicillin-binding protein yields the protein MKHQNSKQNRLQFLHIMMLLVSFIFVLFVGRLAYIMLGGEVDGVDLRASAQQQYGRSSIQLAKRGTIYDVGGNAIATDATSYNLYAVLTSAWADEGAEPIHVPDDQKEHTAEVLSKHIDMSKEDILKQLNTENATQIEFGQAGKNLSYAKMQEIQNENLQGIHFDPQPSRLYPSGIFASHVIGYAQFQEAENPLDSRLVGQLGLEKSLDSHLAGKNAIKDYQAGHDQVAVNDANSDDNEAANSEAKDGLDVYTTIDTRLQTYLEGLMSNIYDNYHPESMTAMLVEPSTGNVLAASQRPTFNMQTRKGIEDMWTNLLVGEAFEPGSVIKVLTIAAAIEEGVFDPDATYQSGSIIVDGIRISDWNKVGWGTITQLEGLSQSSNVLVVKLVQAMGYDTWHKYMVEFGLTQKPNSGFSDEIAGSMNYDEELQKANTAFGQGIQVTPWALMQAYTAVGNGGKMMKLHVIDRLEKEDGSIEVVKPEVISSPISEETAQKTLKALESIVYAPTGTGKIYDVEGTRLAVKTGTAEIFDEKAGRYLSGESNYLHSVVGFAPSDHPQYILYLTLKKPSPSAGKLAQVQLSEIFVPFMKRAMEYGKLDQSDQAHLTAVPNVVNSSIQSGQQTMQGNGFVNVEVIGDGDKVIEQFPQAGTRRSLDNRVYLLTNGHVEMPNFLGLEKTEAITLARLLGINLKVNGEGKVISQNIEPGRPISDGQGLTVELQ
- the ftsL gene encoding cell division protein FtsL, with product MSSPALEREKAKLQYALPKEEIDHRYSHSAKSLNGHYHVETSTFFTGKDFLLSAGMILFLMVAIFWLINARSSVDAKRQELQNVQRETQALKTEKGNLQQEVNELSSYERVMQYAKDNGLKLEEENIRNVTNETSK
- a CDS encoding tRNA(Met) cytidine acetate ligase, translated to MSVCGMIVEWNPFHNGHAYLIQQLKGRQPDTVIIAIMSGNYVQRGQAALLSKWHRAEVALKNGCDLVVELPFWYAVQPADLFAEGAVGCLHALGCQQLAFGSELEDFSPYQELAQWVSDHEETVALKQQNEAFHANNYGKSSISLLADLVADVPELRHLKIDFTDNSNVLLAYSYAKANAKYQAPMSLTAIKRKGSQHRDQDMSPGANYASSTSIRKALLEDQVDCRQLDWLMPKAMVEKLELVNYDSSWSVLYPLLRYKILSESRQKLADYYQVYEGIEKKFIESARRETCYADFLNRVTNKKWSKYRIQRALLMIFLGVSDQEMQDHLKKRQPLYLLGANARGRKYLKGLEITDPSSYAMINRVGKDESKAWPLWIRVDEIYQQVVMKSKESQLFAHPPIML
- the rpmF gene encoding 50S ribosomal protein L32 produces the protein MAVPKRKTSKQRKRKRRTHYKLEVPGMVTCPNCGEYRKSHHVCPSCGYYDGQDVMSNNEDAE
- a CDS encoding YceD family protein codes for the protein MKWSFQELRIKAQDPLKVDKTLDLKADLMNKNQEVLDLSPVKVQGYLIYDDHTVLAQLEIALTITLPSSRSLEPVDVAMQFPIRERYIESGWQSELVQDEDNLVIELEDNTVDLGRAIVDNIITHIPLKRLTPDELEATELPSGDDWNLMTEASFQNDEKKSDQIDPRFAKLKDLLSDNTSES
- the mraY gene encoding phospho-N-acetylmuramoyl-pentapeptide-transferase produces the protein MLFTFILSFVITVILIPIFIQWMHAKQFGQEILAIGPSWHKQKSGTPTMGGLVFLFASLLALTIHKLWNHYFSLPLVILMLSLVLFAGIGFVDDFLKIFKKQNEGLTSKQKFLSQLMASAVLILAMYFSGLNFSLPLPFGLSTSSILVVFIFAVFWITGFSNAFNLTDGIDGLASGNGIISLTAYLIIFLKQGQMDLALFNVALIASLFGFLIFNMKTAKVFMGDAGSLAIGASLAVISLMTGNPWSLLVFGFIYVVETASVMIQVTYFKKTGKRIFKMTPIHHHFEMEGWSEWKIDFVLWGIAAALSVIGIFIF
- the mraZ gene encoding division/cell wall cluster transcriptional repressor MraZ: MLMGEYKHNIDSKGRLIMPAKLRDDLGERFVITRGLDGCIFGYPKATWDLVQEKLKQLPLAKKDARAFTRFFYSAAQEVELDKQGRINIPQTLIDFAHLEKACRVIGVSERIEIWDEGRWLAEAESLSDNFEDIAENLFDFGL
- the rsmH gene encoding 16S rRNA (cytosine(1402)-N(4))-methyltransferase RsmH, producing the protein MSETFHHITVLLKETVDALNVKEDGSYVDCTLGGGGHTSYLLSKLSAKGRLYAFDQDIQAINHAKDRFADAIAAGQLTLIHANFAQLEEQLAQRGVKQVDGILYDLGVSSPQLDDRERGFSYKQDAPLDMRMDQSQSLTAKEVVNEWSYADLVRILKRYGEEKFAKAIARNIENHRQKAAITRTAELVEIIKEAIPAPARRKGGHPAKRSFQAIRIAVNDELGAIESSLSQGLQLIKVEGRIAAISFQSLEDRIVKVMFKEASTVDNLPSQLPLLESQLPQAKFRLVNKKPIYPSQEELDKNSRAQSAKLRVIERVSE
- the murD gene encoding UDP-N-acetylmuramoyl-L-alanine--D-glutamate ligase, with amino-acid sequence MEQTSSKQTVKNKKVLVLGLAKTGLSVVKKLAAEGAIVTVNDKQPLDENKAAQDLIEHNVRIISGYHPIELLDEDFAFMVKNPGIPYSNPMVQRAQELNLPIYTDIELLAWFNQAEVIGITGSNGKTTTTSLLGEILQGARELTGKTEVAGNIGIPALTASQGLSSQDRLVLELSSFQLMGIETFRPHIAAIIDLYPTHLDYHGSIENYLAAKWRITKNQGPDDYLLLNYDQEILWQKAKESSAQVIPISIESELEKGAWYNEKEGTLMWGSETVLKREDLFLPGKHNVQNALVALAIAKLLGVSNASIQAACSQFHGVKHRIQFVDQIKDRRFYNDSKATNNEASITALRSFKESLVWIAGGLDRGNGVEELLKELGHVHALVAMGETQDKFIDLANKAGISQISVAKNIEEATQAAYRLSQPGDVILLSPACASWDQYPNFEVRGQRFIDAVAELKNQES
- a CDS encoding DUF3397 domain-containing protein, giving the protein MSFSWTEIIIYLMPFLTLFLALYFRQYLNDGRHIHLLPIDVMHPILWLCFHYLTETIFYFSLLPLYFIILGILGLWGLYQEEKLEGIFCWTRFFRKLSKRLFVLTSISYLLMLIVRFIQVIIK